The window AGGAACACGAGCAGGCTAATCGCCATCGCCGCGCCGACGACGACGAGCAGGAAGGCGCCGCCGATCTGGACCATCGCGTTGGCCGTCGAGGCCAGCGTCTCGGTGCGGTCGTTGCCGAAGACGGTCACGTCGGCGTGTTCGACGGCCATCCCGGCTTCGACGGGTTCGAGGTCGTCTTTCGCCTCGTCGATGAGGTCTTCGACCAGTCCGACGAGTTCGTCGACATCGATGGCTTCGCCGACCTGATTGGTGGCGTCCATCGTGTTGACGACGTGGTTGTCGGTGGTCATCACCTCGGCCTCGTCGGCGTCGATGGCGGCCAGTAGTTCCTCGCGAAGGCCGGGTTCCATGTTGTTGCCGTCGACCAGGACGTAGGCCGTCCGCTGATCGTCGACCTCGGTAATGGCGGCCCGGACGCCGAGCGGACCGATGCCGTCTTCGGGGTCCCAGTCGGTGGGGTCCCACGCGACGCCGACCCGAAGCCGGCCGCTGTCGGCGTCGACGAGTTCCTCGCCGAGGCGGTCGGCGGCGGCCATCATGTCGAAAGAGCGCTGGGAACCGGGGACGACGTGGCCGAGGTCCTCGCCCTCCAGCCCGTTGTTGCAGTTGTGGGCGTCGACGAGCATGACGTCCCCCAGCCCCGACCCGCGGGCCTCCGAGGCCGTCGAGAGGCCGACGGCGAAATCCACGTCGTCGGCGAAGCCGGGCGCGTGGGTGGCGACGACCAGCGCGTCGTCGCCGACGGCCTGACCCAGCAGTTTCGATTCGCCCTCCTGTTCGCGGAGCGCGTGGGTCGCGTCCTCGGTGTAGTCGATGCGGTCGTGGGCTTCTTCGGCGGCGTCGACGAGCGTGTCGACTTCGCGTTCGGTGACGAGGTTGAAGTCGTGGCCGGCGGTGGCGTGTGGCGGGAAAGCCAGCCCCTCGGCGCTTCGGGCGATGCGCTCGGGGAGGTTGCCGCCGCCGATTTCGCCCATCGGGCCGGGATGAATCATCGGGAGGACGAACCGGGCCTTCTCGGTGCCGTCCTCGCCGCGGATACCCATGACGGTGACCGGGACGACGGCGTCCTCGCCCAACTGCTCGAAGAACTGTTCGAGTTCGTCGGAGCCCTCGGCGATGTGGCCGATGAAGCCGCGGATGAAATCCAGCACGGAGACGCCGAGGCTCTGTCGCCACGGGCGGTCGATTGTGATGAGAAAGACGTGGACGGCGGAGGCATAGAGGACGCAGATGGCCGCGAGGACGAGGAAGTCCTCCGGGCGGATGATGAGCAGTTCCGGCGGGGCCTCTTCCGGTTGGGCGAGATAGGCGTTCAAAAGCGGGCCGCCGACCTCCAGATACCGGAGGGTGCCGCTGTAGACGAACAGGAGCGCGGCGGTGACGACGGTCTGGATGCTCGCGGGCAGCGCCGCCACGAGCAGCGAGCGCCGGGAGATGGCCATGATGACGAACAGGCGGAACGCGAAGATGGAGGCCAGCGCGACCAACAGCGCGTCGAAGACGAACGTCTGGCCGAGGTCGGCGACCAGCGCGACGACCGCCGCCACGACGAGGAAGACGACGACGATGACCTCACAGAGCAGCGCCAAGAGCGCCGAGCGGTTGTGCGTCATCCGGCCGCCGAGCAACTGGTCGACCCACGGGGTGAGGAAGGTCGCGGCGACGGTCGGGATGCCGATATACACCAGTCCCTGATAGGCGTCGTCGAGGACGAACTGGTAATCGAAGGCGGCGACCCCGACGACCGCCGCGAGCAACAGGGCGAAAAACAGGCTGGCCGACCAGTCGGGCGCCCGGAAGACGAACCGGGACAGCGCGGCGAGGTCGCCCTGCGTCTGCGTCATTAGGCGAATGAGGGGTATGGATGCGGTTAAAAGGCTCGGGAGCGGATTCGCCGCCCGCTCCCGTCGTCCGGCGAAAGCGGATGGCGGTCAGTATTTCCGTCCGAACCACCACGATTCGGTATGGACTTCGACGTCGACGCGTGGCGCGAGGAACTGCAGTCCTACCGCGCCCAGAAGGACGACCAGTTCGCGTCCTCGCGGCAGTCGCCGCTGCCGCCCGAGGAGCGCGAGGACTTCGACGGCCTCGATTACTTCGACCCCGACCCCGACTACCGGGTCGAGGCGACCGTCGAACTCGTCGACAGCGACGAGACGGTGACGATGGAGACGACCGCCGACGGCGAACAGCTCTACGAGCGCGCCGCGCGCCTCCACTTCGAACTGGCGGACGCCAGCGGCGAAACTGACGAGCACACGCTCGTGGCCTACCAGCGCGTCGACCACGAGGGCGGGTCGCTGTTCGTCCCGTTCCGCGACAAGACGACGGGCCAGCAGACCTACCCCGGCGGTCGGTACATGGAACTGCACACGGAGGGCGCGTCGCGAAGCGACGCGAATTCGTCGAGCGGGGAGCAAAGCGACCCGCGAGACGGCGAACTGGAAGACGGCGCGACGGTCCCGCTGGATTTCAACCTCGCGTACAGCCCCTTCTGTGCCTACAGCGAGGCCTACGAGTGCCCGCTGCCGCCGCAGGAGAACTGGCTGGAGGTCGCGGTGGCCGCCGGCGAGCGCTACGAGGACTAACTTTAGTTCGCGCATCGCGTAGCGGGCGTATGCTACCCGATACGGCGTGGGAGCGGCATTCGAACCCGAAAAGCGGGTGGACGCGCCTGCTCGCGTATCCGGCGCTGATACTCGGTATTTATACCCGGAAGTGGGTCGCACTCGGAGCGACGCTGCTGTTTATAGCGATTAACCCGGTGCTGTTCTCGGCGCCCGACGAGGAGCCGGACGACTGGATGTATCGCGGCGTGCTCGCCGAACGACAGTGGAGCGAGCGCGGCAAGCCCTTCGCCGGCTTGGGGTTTCCGCAGGTGTTGAGCCTCGT of the Natronomonas halophila genome contains:
- a CDS encoding DUF2070 family protein; this encodes MTQTQGDLAALSRFVFRAPDWSASLFFALLLAAVVGVAAFDYQFVLDDAYQGLVYIGIPTVAATFLTPWVDQLLGGRMTHNRSALLALLCEVIVVVFLVVAAVVALVADLGQTFVFDALLVALASIFAFRLFVIMAISRRSLLVAALPASIQTVVTAALLFVYSGTLRYLEVGGPLLNAYLAQPEEAPPELLIIRPEDFLVLAAICVLYASAVHVFLITIDRPWRQSLGVSVLDFIRGFIGHIAEGSDELEQFFEQLGEDAVVPVTVMGIRGEDGTEKARFVLPMIHPGPMGEIGGGNLPERIARSAEGLAFPPHATAGHDFNLVTEREVDTLVDAAEEAHDRIDYTEDATHALREQEGESKLLGQAVGDDALVVATHAPGFADDVDFAVGLSTASEARGSGLGDVMLVDAHNCNNGLEGEDLGHVVPGSQRSFDMMAAADRLGEELVDADSGRLRVGVAWDPTDWDPEDGIGPLGVRAAITEVDDQRTAYVLVDGNNMEPGLREELLAAIDADEAEVMTTDNHVVNTMDATNQVGEAIDVDELVGLVEDLIDEAKDDLEPVEAGMAVEHADVTVFGNDRTETLASTANAMVQIGGAFLLVVVGAAMAISLLVFLLAG
- a CDS encoding DUF1684 domain-containing protein: MDFDVDAWREELQSYRAQKDDQFASSRQSPLPPEEREDFDGLDYFDPDPDYRVEATVELVDSDETVTMETTADGEQLYERAARLHFELADASGETDEHTLVAYQRVDHEGGSLFVPFRDKTTGQQTYPGGRYMELHTEGASRSDANSSSGEQSDPRDGELEDGATVPLDFNLAYSPFCAYSEAYECPLPPQENWLEVAVAAGERYED
- a CDS encoding DUF6653 family protein, yielding MLPDTAWERHSNPKSGWTRLLAYPALILGIYTRKWVALGATLLFIAINPVLFSAPDEEPDDWMYRGVLAERQWSERGKPFAGLGFPQVLSLVQSVAFLANIYAAYKRKPLATAASTVATMALKLWFVNELIQRYDPELAAESA